A region from the Nocardioides coralli genome encodes:
- a CDS encoding TIGR03086 family metal-binding protein: MDLNTLYHRTVESWADHVNAVKPDQWQDPTPCTEWTVHDLVNHVTGEDRWTAPLMHGRTIEEVGDRLDGDLLGDDPIDSALRAAQEAVLAVAETLPGGGTVHLSYGEERMDEYVRQLAADHLVHGWDLAVATGADRRLDPALVHEVGAWFAEREELYRQAGVIAPRAGARDDPQAQLLSAFGRDPAWGPTHAALAQFSAAFGRGDVPAIMALMTDDCVFEATGPAPDGIRHEGEEAVRGVWEDLFATTAEATFTEEESFVHGDRGVLRWRFDWTEADGAPGHVRGVDVLRLRDGRVCEKLSYVKG, translated from the coding sequence ATGGACCTCAACACGCTCTACCACCGGACCGTCGAGAGCTGGGCCGACCACGTCAACGCCGTGAAGCCCGACCAGTGGCAGGACCCCACGCCGTGCACGGAGTGGACCGTCCACGACCTCGTCAACCACGTCACGGGCGAGGACCGCTGGACCGCCCCGCTCATGCACGGGAGGACGATCGAGGAGGTGGGCGACCGGCTCGACGGCGACCTCCTCGGGGACGACCCGATCGACAGCGCCCTCCGGGCCGCGCAGGAGGCCGTGCTCGCGGTCGCGGAGACGCTGCCGGGCGGCGGCACGGTCCACCTGTCCTACGGGGAGGAGCGCATGGACGAGTACGTCCGTCAGCTCGCCGCCGACCACCTGGTCCACGGCTGGGACCTCGCCGTCGCGACCGGGGCCGACCGCCGGCTCGACCCGGCCCTGGTCCACGAGGTGGGGGCGTGGTTCGCGGAGCGGGAGGAGCTGTATCGGCAGGCGGGGGTGATCGCACCGCGTGCGGGCGCCCGGGACGACCCGCAGGCCCAGCTGCTCTCCGCGTTCGGTCGTGACCCGGCGTGGGGTCCGACCCACGCGGCGCTGGCGCAGTTCTCGGCTGCGTTCGGCCGTGGCGACGTACCCGCGATCATGGCGCTGATGACCGACGACTGCGTCTTCGAGGCGACCGGCCCGGCTCCTGACGGCATCCGTCACGAGGGTGAGGAAGCCGTGCGCGGGGTCTGGGAGGACCTGTTCGCGACCACGGCCGAGGCGACCTTCACCGAGGAGGAGTCGTTCGTCCACGGCGACCGGGGAGTGCTGCGGTGGCGCTTCGACTGGACGGAGGCCGACGGCGCCCCCGGCCACGTGCGTGGTGTCGACGTGCTGCGGCTCCGGGACGGGCGGGTCTGCGAGAAGCTCTCCTACGTCAAGGGCTGA
- the mreD gene encoding rod shape-determining protein MreD: protein MTLVRAGVALAAVVVALVLQVTVFPHVAWQGIVPNLVLLVVVAAALVRGAQFAAVVGFVAGVALDLAPPADHVAGQWALALVLVGYVAGRVHQEQRPTATAVVATVAVSSFVGTSVFALTGTLLEAPGFEVGTLLQVILVAVLWDVLLTPFVLPPLMGMFRRIEPERVAA from the coding sequence ATGACCCTCGTCCGGGCCGGGGTGGCGCTGGCAGCGGTCGTCGTCGCGCTGGTGCTGCAGGTGACCGTCTTCCCGCACGTCGCCTGGCAGGGCATCGTGCCCAACCTGGTGCTGCTGGTGGTGGTCGCGGCCGCGCTGGTCCGCGGCGCCCAGTTCGCCGCCGTCGTCGGATTCGTCGCCGGAGTCGCCCTCGACCTCGCGCCACCGGCCGACCACGTCGCCGGTCAGTGGGCACTGGCCCTCGTCCTCGTCGGGTACGTCGCCGGCCGGGTCCACCAGGAGCAGCGCCCGACCGCGACCGCGGTGGTCGCCACGGTCGCGGTGTCCTCGTTCGTCGGCACGTCCGTCTTCGCCCTGACCGGGACGCTGCTCGAGGCTCCCGGGTTCGAGGTCGGCACGCTGCTGCAGGTGATCCTGGTGGCGGTGCTCTGGGACGTGCTGCTGACGCCGTTCGTGCTGCCGCCGCTGATGGGCATGTTCCGGCGGATCGAGCCCGAACGGGTCGCCGCCTGA
- the mrdA gene encoding penicillin-binding protein 2, whose translation MSATSADTRSRLRLVVIQALVFSLFATLFVRLYYLQVVSGEQYTAQAADQSVREIVVQPQRGLIVDAQGRPLVANRMSWVVSIDRTLLERLTESQQQRLLQRIGSTVDQPPSRIRKKLVTCGFEGSVPGVCWNGSPYQPVPIAHDVPKQVALRILEQPEDHPAVIAEQQSVRAYPRPFGINAAHLLGYLSPITEEEYDQARDNGDRSLNGASAVGRAGVEKQYDVWLRGMPGYQRVAVDSMGRVLGEEQEIPGQPGDTLVTSLDAKVQGVVEKQLAQTIRTARQTRDTVTGRNYVADAGAAVVLETQTGRVVAMASQPTYDPEVWVGGITKKQLAHLYSEKAGTPLLGRATQGQFAPGSTWKPFMTAGALTHGYSPASRLDCSSGFQVGNRVFKNYESGAYGSIGFDRALEVSCNTFFYRIGFNYWAKYGSDVDDVTARDPLVEEAKTFGFGAETGIDLPGEASGRIADRRWKRGYWKQMKDYYCGIAAKPQDQETSDFVYKFAREFCIEGYAYRAGDAVNFAIGQGDTIVTPLQLARGYAALGNGGVLHAPQIAKAIVSPDGTVLERFRPRKVGTVGLPREVLSYIDTALKGVSTRGTMSWRLVGFPHDKVVIRSKTGSAEVYGKQSTSWVASYTDDYVVVMMVSQGGTGSGTSGPALRRIWEALYGVEGLEVRADRAAVPGVVAPDALPSFQRDGSIIPPRSRR comes from the coding sequence ATGTCGGCCACCAGCGCCGACACCCGCAGCCGCCTGCGCCTGGTGGTGATCCAGGCGCTGGTGTTCTCGCTGTTCGCGACGCTGTTCGTCCGCCTCTACTACCTGCAGGTGGTCAGCGGCGAGCAGTACACCGCCCAGGCAGCCGACCAGTCGGTGCGCGAGATCGTCGTGCAGCCGCAGCGCGGGCTGATCGTCGACGCCCAGGGCCGCCCGCTGGTCGCCAACCGGATGTCGTGGGTCGTCTCGATCGACCGCACCCTGCTGGAGCGGCTCACGGAGTCGCAGCAGCAGCGGCTGCTCCAGCGGATCGGCTCGACCGTCGACCAGCCCCCCTCCCGCATCCGCAAGAAGCTGGTGACCTGCGGCTTCGAGGGCAGCGTGCCGGGCGTGTGCTGGAACGGCTCGCCCTACCAGCCGGTCCCGATCGCCCACGACGTGCCGAAGCAGGTCGCGCTGCGGATCCTCGAGCAGCCGGAGGACCACCCCGCGGTCATCGCGGAGCAGCAGAGCGTCCGCGCCTACCCGCGACCCTTCGGGATCAACGCCGCCCACCTGCTGGGCTACCTCAGCCCCATCACCGAGGAGGAGTACGACCAGGCGCGTGACAACGGCGACCGCTCCCTCAACGGCGCCTCGGCGGTCGGGCGCGCCGGGGTGGAGAAGCAGTACGACGTGTGGCTGCGCGGGATGCCCGGCTACCAGCGGGTGGCCGTCGACTCCATGGGCCGGGTGCTGGGGGAGGAGCAGGAGATCCCGGGCCAGCCCGGTGACACGCTCGTCACCTCCCTCGATGCCAAGGTCCAGGGCGTGGTCGAGAAGCAGCTCGCGCAGACGATCCGCACCGCGCGCCAGACCCGCGACACGGTCACGGGCCGCAACTACGTCGCCGACGCCGGCGCAGCCGTCGTCCTCGAGACGCAGACCGGCCGGGTCGTGGCGATGGCCAGCCAGCCGACGTACGACCCCGAGGTCTGGGTCGGCGGCATCACCAAGAAGCAGCTGGCCCACCTCTACTCCGAGAAGGCCGGTACGCCGCTGCTCGGCCGCGCCACCCAGGGCCAGTTCGCCCCGGGCTCGACGTGGAAGCCGTTCATGACCGCCGGGGCGCTGACCCACGGCTACTCCCCGGCGAGCCGGTTGGACTGCTCCTCCGGCTTCCAGGTCGGCAACCGGGTGTTCAAGAACTACGAGTCCGGTGCCTACGGGTCCATCGGGTTCGACCGCGCGCTCGAGGTCTCCTGCAACACCTTCTTCTACCGGATCGGCTTCAACTACTGGGCGAAGTACGGCTCCGACGTCGACGACGTCACGGCCCGCGACCCGCTGGTCGAGGAGGCCAAGACCTTCGGCTTCGGCGCCGAGACCGGGATCGACCTGCCCGGCGAGGCATCCGGCCGGATCGCCGACCGGCGCTGGAAGCGCGGCTACTGGAAGCAGATGAAGGACTACTACTGCGGGATCGCCGCCAAGCCGCAGGACCAGGAGACCAGCGACTTCGTCTACAAGTTCGCCCGCGAGTTCTGCATCGAGGGTTACGCCTACCGCGCCGGCGACGCCGTCAACTTCGCGATCGGCCAGGGCGACACCATCGTCACCCCGCTCCAGCTGGCCCGCGGCTACGCCGCGCTCGGCAACGGGGGCGTGCTCCACGCGCCGCAGATCGCCAAGGCGATCGTGAGCCCCGACGGCACGGTGCTCGAGCGGTTCCGGCCCCGCAAGGTCGGCACCGTGGGGCTGCCCCGCGAGGTGCTGTCCTACATCGACACCGCGCTGAAGGGGGTCAGCACCCGCGGCACGATGAGCTGGCGGCTCGTCGGCTTCCCGCACGACAAGGTGGTCATCCGCTCGAAGACCGGGTCCGCCGAGGTCTACGGCAAGCAGTCGACCTCGTGGGTGGCCTCCTACACCGACGACTACGTCGTGGTGATGATGGTCAGCCAGGGAGGCACCGGCTCCGGCACGTCGGGTCCGGCCCTCCGCAGGATCTGGGAGGCGCTCTACGGCGTCGAGGGGCTCGAGGTCCGGGCCGACCGGGCGGCGGTCCCGGGGGTGGTCGCGCCCGACGCCCTCCCGAGCTTCCAGCGCGACGGCTCGATCATCCCGCCCCGGAGCCGGCGATGA
- a CDS encoding TIGR03960 family B12-binding radical SAM protein — translation MPVASVFPRLEPRLPSVQKPIQYVGGELNATVKDWDSVSVRWALMYPDAYEVGLPNQGVQILYEVLNERDWILAERTYSVWPDMERVMREGDSEGPIPQFTVDGHRPVRAFDLLGVSFATELGYTNLLNALDLAGIPLQAADRGEEDPVVVAGGHAAFNPEPIADFVDAVVLGDGEEVVLAISDVVREWKDEDGPGGRDELLRRLAVSGAVYVPRFYDVAYAADGTIEAVVPNRPGIPDRVRKHTLMDLDAWPYPAKPLVPLAETVHERFSVEIFRGCTRGCRFCQAGMITRPVRERSINTIGDMVENGIRKTGFEEVGLLSLSSADHTEIGDVATGLADRYEGSNVSLSLPSTRVDAFNITLANEFSRNGRRSGLTFAPEGGSERMRKVINKMVTEEDLIRTVATAYSHGWRQVKLYFMCGLPEETDEDVLAIADLAKKVIAKGREVSGRNDIRCTVSIGGFVPKPHTPFQWAAQLDHETTDERLRKLRETVREDKRYGRAIGFRYHDGKPGIVEGLLSRGDRRLGRVIEQVWRDGGRFDGWSEHFSFERWMDSAERALAGTGVDVDWYTTRPRDYDEVLPWDHLDSGLDKDWLWADWEDALAAADDPDSVVDVEDCRWTPCYDCGVCPEMGTEIQVGPTGQKLLPLSVV, via the coding sequence GTGCCCGTCGCATCGGTCTTTCCCCGGCTCGAGCCGAGGCTGCCATCGGTGCAGAAGCCCATCCAGTACGTCGGTGGTGAGCTGAACGCCACCGTCAAGGACTGGGACTCCGTCAGCGTCCGCTGGGCGCTGATGTACCCCGACGCCTACGAGGTCGGCTTGCCCAACCAGGGCGTCCAGATCCTCTACGAGGTGCTCAACGAGCGGGACTGGATCCTTGCCGAGCGCACCTACTCGGTCTGGCCCGACATGGAGCGCGTGATGCGCGAGGGTGACAGCGAGGGTCCGATCCCGCAGTTCACCGTCGACGGCCACCGGCCGGTGCGGGCCTTCGACCTGCTCGGCGTCTCCTTCGCCACCGAGCTGGGCTACACCAACCTCCTCAACGCCCTCGACCTCGCCGGCATCCCGCTGCAGGCGGCCGACCGCGGCGAGGAGGACCCCGTGGTCGTCGCCGGCGGCCACGCGGCCTTCAACCCGGAGCCGATCGCCGACTTCGTCGACGCCGTCGTGCTCGGCGACGGCGAGGAGGTCGTGCTCGCGATCTCCGACGTGGTGAGGGAGTGGAAGGACGAGGACGGCCCGGGGGGCCGCGACGAGCTGCTGCGCCGGCTCGCGGTGAGCGGCGCGGTCTACGTGCCCCGGTTCTACGACGTCGCGTACGCCGCCGACGGCACGATCGAGGCCGTCGTCCCCAACCGGCCCGGCATCCCCGACCGGGTGCGCAAGCACACGCTCATGGACCTCGACGCCTGGCCCTACCCGGCCAAGCCGCTGGTGCCCCTGGCCGAGACCGTCCACGAGCGCTTCAGCGTCGAGATCTTCCGCGGTTGCACGCGCGGCTGCCGGTTCTGCCAGGCCGGCATGATCACGCGGCCGGTCCGTGAGCGCTCGATCAACACCATCGGCGACATGGTGGAGAACGGCATCCGCAAGACCGGCTTCGAGGAGGTCGGCCTGCTGTCGCTGTCGAGCGCCGACCACACCGAGATCGGCGACGTGGCCACGGGGCTGGCCGACCGCTACGAGGGGTCCAACGTCTCGCTCTCGCTGCCCTCCACCCGGGTCGACGCCTTCAACATCACCCTCGCCAACGAGTTCTCCCGCAACGGCCGGCGCTCCGGGCTGACCTTCGCCCCAGAGGGCGGGTCGGAGCGGATGCGCAAGGTGATCAACAAGATGGTCACCGAGGAGGACCTGATCCGGACCGTCGCCACGGCGTACTCCCACGGTTGGCGGCAGGTCAAGCTCTACTTCATGTGCGGGCTCCCGGAGGAGACCGACGAGGACGTGCTGGCGATCGCCGACCTCGCCAAGAAGGTCATCGCCAAGGGCCGCGAGGTCTCGGGGCGCAACGACATCCGGTGCACGGTCTCGATCGGCGGCTTCGTCCCCAAGCCGCACACGCCGTTCCAGTGGGCCGCCCAGCTCGACCACGAGACGACAGACGAGCGGCTCCGCAAGCTGCGCGAGACGGTGCGCGAGGACAAGCGGTACGGCCGCGCCATCGGGTTCCGCTACCACGACGGCAAGCCCGGCATCGTCGAAGGACTGCTCTCACGCGGTGACCGCCGCCTGGGCCGGGTCATCGAGCAGGTCTGGCGCGACGGCGGCCGCTTCGACGGGTGGAGCGAGCACTTCTCCTTCGAGCGGTGGATGGACAGCGCCGAGCGCGCGCTGGCCGGCACCGGTGTCGACGTCGACTGGTACACCACCCGTCCCCGCGACTACGACGAGGTGCTCCCGTGGGACCACCTCGACTCCGGTCTCGACAAGGACTGGCTGTGGGCCGACTGGGAGGACGCGCTCGCCGCCGCGGACGACCCCGACTCGGTGGTCGACGTCGAGGACTGCCGGTGGACCCCCTGCTACGACTGTGGTGTGTGCCCCGAGATGGGCACCGAGATCCAGGTGGGACCGACCGGCCAGAAGCTGCTCCCGCTCTCGGTCGTCTGA
- the rodA gene encoding rod shape-determining protein RodA: MTGRGRGSATLRVPGLDWLLMSAVAALLVLGTLLVWSATSARLDLTGGDAAAYLRKQLVNIAVGLVLMVLVLATDHRWVRILAPVAYLVSVGGLVLVLTNGVTINGSRSWIQLAGLSIQPAELAKLAVVIGMALVVAERAEGRRHRTVDWIDVSLMLLIAGLPAVLILLQPDLGTMLVLTATVFGVLAAAGTPRRWLSLLLAGGVVAATAAVAGGMLKAYQVDRFLAFTNPDLDPRGAGYNTEQARIAVGNGGLFGQGLFDGSQTRSGFVPEQHTDFVFTVAGEELGLLGAGLVIALLAVVIWRALVIAARAEDTFGRIAAAGIACWLGFQAFQNIGMCLGIMPVTGVPLPFVSYGGSSMFAGLLAVGLLQNIHLRSAVSPAARLVAQQRVLVRR, translated from the coding sequence ATGACCGGCCGGGGTCGGGGCAGCGCGACCCTGCGCGTGCCCGGTCTCGACTGGCTGCTGATGTCGGCCGTGGCCGCCCTGCTGGTCCTCGGGACGCTGCTGGTGTGGTCGGCGACCTCGGCCCGGCTCGACCTCACCGGCGGCGATGCGGCGGCCTACCTGCGCAAGCAGCTGGTCAACATCGCGGTGGGCCTGGTCCTCATGGTCCTGGTGCTGGCCACCGACCACCGGTGGGTGCGGATCCTGGCGCCGGTGGCCTACCTGGTCTCGGTCGGCGGGCTGGTCCTGGTGCTGACCAACGGGGTCACCATCAACGGGTCCCGGTCGTGGATCCAGCTGGCCGGGCTGTCCATCCAGCCGGCCGAGCTGGCCAAGCTGGCGGTCGTCATCGGGATGGCGCTCGTCGTCGCGGAGCGTGCGGAGGGCAGGCGGCACCGCACGGTCGACTGGATCGACGTCAGCCTGATGCTCCTGATCGCGGGTCTCCCTGCGGTGCTGATCCTGCTGCAGCCCGACCTCGGGACGATGCTGGTCCTCACCGCCACCGTCTTCGGCGTGCTCGCCGCCGCCGGTACGCCGCGCCGCTGGCTCAGCCTGCTGCTGGCGGGCGGGGTCGTCGCGGCGACCGCCGCCGTGGCCGGCGGGATGCTCAAGGCCTACCAGGTCGACCGGTTCCTGGCCTTCACCAATCCGGACCTGGACCCCCGCGGCGCCGGCTACAACACCGAGCAGGCCAGGATCGCCGTCGGCAACGGGGGTCTCTTCGGGCAGGGGCTCTTCGACGGGTCCCAGACCCGCTCCGGGTTCGTCCCCGAGCAGCACACCGACTTCGTGTTCACCGTGGCGGGCGAGGAGCTCGGCCTGCTGGGCGCGGGGCTGGTCATCGCGTTGCTCGCGGTCGTCATCTGGCGGGCGCTGGTCATCGCCGCACGGGCTGAGGACACCTTCGGCCGGATCGCAGCCGCGGGCATCGCCTGCTGGCTGGGTTTCCAGGCGTTCCAGAACATCGGCATGTGCCTGGGGATCATGCCGGTCACCGGCGTACCCCTGCCGTTCGTGTCCTACGGGGGCAGCTCGATGTTCGCAGGTCTGCTCGCCGTCGGCCTGCTCCAGAACATCCACCTGCGGTCGGCAGTCTCCCCGGCAGCCCGCCTCGTGGCCCAGCAGCGGGTGCTCGTCCGGCGGTGA
- a CDS encoding phosphotransferase family protein: MDRAVLDAALERTPLGEDGRSGATLDRVVLADGSTVVVKRYDPDRDLVMRMLGDERGREVAVFESGLLHALPPLVHHAILDAWYDDDGLGVVVMRDLGAAVLGWHSRVSAMQSRTVFRAAAQLHATPLAADPGVLTPLREVLGVFEVPRLQRLAGAGLIDLALRGWAHWPEVAPGDVGDRVMALAHDTAPLVAACAQHPPALLHGDLSIVNLALESDRPGTVTLLDWGMTTVGPAEIDVGRLLAGCAHVMDGGLDELVRRYREVMGAAYDADAMRLGLLAGLVWLGWNKALDIVEHPTPHVRERERVNLGWWLHQAAAAFESGVA, translated from the coding sequence ATGGACCGTGCGGTGCTGGACGCCGCGCTGGAGCGCACGCCACTGGGTGAGGACGGCCGCTCGGGAGCCACCCTCGACCGGGTCGTGCTCGCAGACGGCTCGACCGTGGTGGTCAAGCGCTACGACCCCGACCGCGACCTCGTGATGCGGATGCTGGGCGACGAGCGGGGCCGCGAGGTGGCGGTCTTCGAGAGCGGTCTGCTGCACGCGCTGCCGCCGCTCGTCCACCACGCGATCCTCGACGCCTGGTACGACGACGACGGCCTCGGCGTCGTGGTCATGCGCGACCTCGGAGCAGCCGTGCTGGGCTGGCACTCACGGGTGTCCGCGATGCAGTCGCGCACGGTGTTCCGGGCGGCGGCGCAGCTGCATGCCACCCCGCTCGCGGCGGACCCGGGTGTGCTGACCCCGCTACGGGAGGTGCTGGGCGTCTTCGAGGTACCGCGGTTGCAGCGCCTGGCGGGCGCCGGCCTGATCGACCTCGCCCTCCGGGGCTGGGCCCACTGGCCCGAGGTCGCGCCCGGGGACGTGGGTGACCGGGTCATGGCGCTCGCCCACGACACCGCGCCACTGGTCGCGGCGTGCGCCCAGCACCCGCCGGCCCTGCTGCACGGCGACCTGTCGATCGTGAACCTCGCGCTGGAGAGCGACCGGCCCGGAACCGTGACCCTCCTCGACTGGGGCATGACGACCGTGGGCCCGGCAGAGATCGACGTCGGGCGGTTGCTCGCCGGCTGCGCCCACGTGATGGACGGCGGCCTCGACGAGCTGGTTCGGCGCTACCGCGAGGTCATGGGCGCGGCGTACGACGCGGACGCGATGCGGCTCGGGCTGCTGGCCGGGCTGGTCTGGCTCGGCTGGAACAAGGCGCTCGACATCGTCGAGCACCCCACCCCCCACGTCAGGGAACGAGAACGGGTCAACCTCGGCTGGTGGCTGCACCAGGCCGCGGCGGCCTTCGAGTCAGGAGTCGCCTGA
- a CDS encoding calcium:proton antiporter produces the protein MLGARVGNRISWTTAVPVLAMLALVATWGRKPGDVVLALVGLLLGGAVLAAVHHAEVVAHRVGEPFGSLVLAVAVTVIEVALIVTLMITSTSDTSGLARDTVFAAVMISINGIAGLSILVSALRNRLAVFNPEGTGSALATVVTLATLCLVLPRFTTSEPGPEFSPGQLAFAAVASTALYLMFVFTQTIAHRDFFLPVEEGGTAVDEDHDGHADPPSNTMALRSLGLLLVSLVAVVGLAKVESVAIERAVAALGFPAAFVGVVIAFVVLLPESIAAVRAARRDRTQISLNLAFGSAGAAIGLTIPTIAIASIWLEGPLALGLGQTQIVLLVVTAFVAVLTVVPGRAKPLAGGLHLALLAAFVFLSIRP, from the coding sequence ATGCTGGGGGCGAGGGTCGGGAACCGGATCTCCTGGACGACCGCCGTCCCGGTGCTGGCCATGCTCGCCCTGGTGGCGACCTGGGGACGCAAGCCCGGCGATGTCGTCCTCGCGCTGGTGGGGCTGCTGCTCGGCGGCGCGGTCCTGGCGGCCGTGCACCACGCCGAGGTCGTGGCCCACCGCGTGGGCGAGCCGTTCGGCTCGCTGGTCCTGGCGGTGGCCGTCACCGTGATCGAGGTCGCGCTGATCGTCACGTTGATGATCACCTCGACATCCGACACCAGCGGGCTGGCCCGCGACACCGTCTTCGCGGCGGTGATGATCTCGATCAACGGCATCGCCGGCCTCTCGATCCTCGTCAGCGCCCTGCGCAACCGGTTGGCCGTGTTCAACCCCGAGGGGACGGGCTCGGCGCTGGCGACCGTCGTCACCCTCGCCACGCTGTGCCTGGTGCTCCCCCGCTTCACCACGAGCGAGCCCGGCCCGGAGTTCTCACCCGGCCAGCTCGCCTTCGCCGCCGTGGCCTCCACAGCCCTCTACCTGATGTTCGTCTTCACCCAGACCATCGCCCACCGCGACTTCTTCCTGCCCGTGGAGGAGGGCGGCACGGCGGTCGACGAGGATCACGACGGTCACGCGGACCCACCCTCGAACACCATGGCGCTGCGCAGTCTCGGCCTGCTCCTGGTGTCCCTGGTGGCCGTGGTGGGGCTGGCCAAGGTCGAGTCGGTGGCGATCGAGCGGGCGGTGGCGGCACTCGGCTTCCCCGCCGCGTTCGTCGGCGTCGTGATCGCGTTCGTCGTGCTGCTGCCCGAGTCCATCGCTGCCGTCAGGGCAGCACGTCGGGACCGCACCCAGATCAGTCTCAACCTGGCGTTCGGTTCTGCCGGTGCGGCCATCGGACTCACCATCCCCACGATCGCCATCGCCTCGATCTGGCTCGAGGGGCCGCTGGCCCTCGGTCTCGGCCAGACGCAGATCGTGCTTCTCGTGGTGACGGCGTTCGTCGCTGTCCTGACGGTGGTCCCCGGACGCGCCAAGCCGCTCGCCGGCGGGCTCCACCTGGCGCTGCTGGCGGCCTTCGTGTTCCTCTCGATCCGGCCCTGA
- a CDS encoding sensor histidine kinase, giving the protein MGEQTETTAARRLAVVVPLALAFTVFSLEVMPPADQPTEMWGTMAATVIWSTVVWDGRTRPGLTQAAHVLGQLSLFLMVALAFDWPLADALWMGVTNIGVGVGLVVVYARLRRGHGWSPATASANLTLLGLAAVAGVLVALLGGYPNLEAGQIDRLTLWWILRNTVYVYVGSVCFLGLFFSGQRWVGEGVPRWVVGALAPLGAVCLWVTYYDPELPLTWFLLLPAVVAGSVLTVRGAALYALCVALGGALATLHPINQWGYTGIIPGSVIIDLLLTASTFITLHLAVLRDQRAAATDLLEQERAAADEQAELLRTVFESMSDGLVVLDDQQRVVLHNVAARQLVGRRIPVGVPVDWVTHFGLRSGDGTDLSLQDLTADADGSWSGQLMVDSDGHPRVLDVRSWPMHGTPDRTIVLFSDVTAERDRLSELTGFAGVVAHDLRSPLASLHGWLELAADAVSGPRPAGAMLFLERAQLNSHRMLQVIEDWLAYTVNRDGLLNRSQVCLDGLLSEIVAPYSSQDADSSPLFELDARHTVDADRMLTRQLLANLIGNAVKYTRDGERPHVRVCSRPDEEAGFVRVDVSDRGIGLPPGQEERIFEEFHRAPEHAQTFAGTGLGLSLCRRIVSRHGGQIMARNNPEGGATFSFTLPAA; this is encoded by the coding sequence GTGGGAGAACAGACGGAGACCACTGCGGCACGGCGTCTCGCGGTCGTCGTGCCGCTGGCGCTCGCCTTCACGGTCTTCAGCCTCGAGGTGATGCCGCCGGCCGACCAGCCCACCGAGATGTGGGGCACCATGGCCGCCACCGTCATCTGGTCGACGGTCGTCTGGGACGGCCGCACCCGCCCGGGCCTCACACAGGCCGCACACGTCCTCGGGCAGCTCAGCCTCTTCCTCATGGTCGCCCTGGCCTTCGACTGGCCCCTCGCCGACGCGCTGTGGATGGGGGTGACGAACATCGGGGTCGGGGTCGGGCTGGTGGTGGTCTACGCCCGGCTGCGACGCGGGCACGGCTGGTCGCCGGCCACGGCGTCGGCAAACCTGACGCTGCTCGGCCTGGCTGCGGTCGCCGGCGTCCTCGTGGCACTCCTCGGTGGCTACCCCAACCTCGAGGCGGGCCAGATCGACCGGCTCACGCTGTGGTGGATCCTGCGCAACACCGTCTACGTCTACGTGGGCAGCGTCTGCTTCCTCGGGCTCTTCTTCAGCGGCCAGAGGTGGGTCGGCGAGGGCGTGCCCCGCTGGGTGGTCGGCGCCCTCGCCCCACTGGGCGCCGTCTGCCTCTGGGTCACCTACTACGACCCGGAGCTCCCGCTCACCTGGTTCCTGCTACTGCCGGCGGTCGTCGCGGGCAGCGTGCTGACGGTGCGAGGGGCGGCGCTCTACGCCCTCTGCGTCGCCCTCGGGGGTGCCCTCGCGACGCTCCACCCCATCAACCAGTGGGGCTACACCGGGATCATCCCCGGGTCGGTCATCATCGACCTGCTGCTGACCGCCTCCACCTTCATCACCCTCCACCTCGCCGTGCTGCGCGACCAGCGCGCGGCCGCGACCGACCTGCTGGAGCAGGAGCGGGCAGCCGCCGACGAGCAGGCCGAGCTGCTCCGGACCGTCTTCGAGTCGATGTCCGACGGGCTCGTGGTCCTCGACGACCAGCAGCGCGTGGTCCTCCACAACGTCGCCGCCCGCCAGCTGGTCGGACGCCGCATCCCCGTCGGGGTGCCGGTGGACTGGGTGACCCACTTCGGCCTGCGCAGCGGTGACGGCACCGACCTCTCCCTGCAGGACCTGACCGCGGACGCCGACGGGTCCTGGTCCGGGCAGCTCATGGTCGACAGCGACGGTCACCCGCGGGTCCTCGACGTCCGCTCGTGGCCCATGCACGGGACGCCGGACCGCACCATCGTGCTCTTCTCGGACGTCACGGCCGAGCGCGACCGGCTCAGCGAGCTGACCGGCTTCGCCGGAGTGGTCGCCCACGACCTGCGCAGTCCGCTGGCGAGTCTCCACGGCTGGCTCGAGCTCGCCGCCGACGCCGTCAGCGGACCGCGACCCGCGGGGGCGATGCTCTTCCTCGAGCGGGCCCAGCTCAACAGCCACCGCATGCTGCAGGTCATCGAGGACTGGCTGGCCTACACCGTCAACCGGGACGGTCTCCTCAACCGCAGCCAGGTGTGTCTCGACGGCCTGCTGTCCGAGATCGTGGCCCCCTACTCCTCCCAGGACGCCGACTCCTCCCCCCTGTTCGAGCTCGACGCCCGCCACACGGTCGACGCCGACCGGATGCTCACCCGCCAGCTGCTCGCCAACCTCATCGGCAACGCCGTCAAGTACACCCGGGACGGCGAGCGGCCCCACGTCCGGGTGTGCTCCCGGCCGGACGAGGAGGCGGGCTTCGTCCGCGTCGACGTCAGCGACCGGGGCATCGGCCTTCCGCCAGGGCAGGAGGAGCGGATCTTCGAGGAGTTCCACCGGGCCCCCGAGCACGCCCAGACCTTCGCCGGCACCGGCCTGGGCCTCTCGTTGTGCCGCCGCATCGTGAGTCGCCACGGGGGGCAGATCATGGCCCGCAACAACCCCGAGGGTGGGGCCACCTTCAGCTTCACCCTGCCGGCCGCCTGA